A region of Crenobacter cavernae DNA encodes the following proteins:
- the lpxB gene encoding lipid-A-disaccharide synthase → MPESLFTRKGALKVALVAGEASGDLLGAHLMAAIKARHGDVEFVGIGGPRMLAQGMHSVVPQERLAVRGYAEVLGRLPELLRIRANLRDALLAGRPDVFVGIDAPDFNLGLEKALKKKGVRTVHYVSPSVWAWRPERVGKIGDAADRVLCLFPMEPPLYEKVGVPVTFVGHPLASEIPLSPDSAAMREQLGLPVHAPVFALLPGSRVSEIDYMGELFVQTARLLHERYPDAQFLVPLATRATLDAFDKVLSRLKAWDLPIRKLFGHAQMAMIASDVVLVKSGTSTLEVALTKKPMVITYKLSWLTYRLVKRKLKLPWVGLPNILLGDSVVPELLQYDATSERLAEAVAALYDDEGARKKLIARFTALHESLKQDTAGLAADAVLEVAGC, encoded by the coding sequence ATGCCCGAGTCACTGTTCACCCGAAAGGGGGCGCTCAAGGTGGCACTGGTCGCCGGAGAGGCGTCGGGCGATTTGCTCGGCGCGCACCTGATGGCGGCGATCAAGGCGCGTCACGGCGACGTCGAATTCGTCGGCATCGGCGGCCCGCGCATGCTCGCGCAAGGCATGCACTCGGTGGTGCCTCAGGAGCGGCTCGCCGTGCGCGGCTACGCCGAGGTGCTCGGCCGCCTGCCTGAACTCTTGCGTATCCGCGCGAACCTGCGCGACGCGCTGCTGGCCGGGCGTCCCGATGTCTTTGTCGGCATCGACGCGCCCGACTTCAACCTCGGGCTCGAGAAGGCGCTGAAAAAGAAGGGCGTCCGCACCGTTCATTATGTCAGCCCGTCGGTGTGGGCGTGGCGGCCCGAGCGCGTCGGCAAGATCGGCGACGCGGCCGACCGCGTGCTGTGCCTGTTCCCGATGGAGCCGCCGCTGTATGAGAAAGTCGGCGTGCCGGTGACCTTCGTCGGCCATCCGCTGGCCAGCGAGATCCCGCTCTCGCCCGACAGCGCGGCGATGCGCGAGCAGCTCGGCCTGCCGGTGCACGCCCCGGTTTTCGCGCTGCTGCCGGGTAGTCGCGTCAGCGAGATCGACTACATGGGCGAACTCTTCGTCCAGACCGCGCGGCTGCTGCACGAGCGCTACCCGGACGCGCAGTTCCTGGTGCCGCTGGCGACGCGCGCGACGCTCGACGCGTTCGACAAGGTGCTGAGCCGGCTCAAGGCGTGGGACCTGCCGATCCGCAAGCTGTTCGGTCACGCGCAGATGGCGATGATCGCCAGCGACGTCGTGCTCGTCAAAAGCGGCACGTCGACGCTCGAAGTCGCGCTGACCAAGAAGCCGATGGTGATCACCTACAAGCTGTCGTGGCTCACCTACCGGCTCGTGAAGCGCAAGCTGAAGCTGCCGTGGGTCGGCCTGCCGAACATCCTGCTCGGCGACTCGGTCGTGCCCGAACTGTTGCAGTACGACGCGACGTCCGAAAGGTTGGCCGAGGCCGTCGCCGCGCTCTACGACGACGAGGGGGCGCGCAAGAAGCTCATCGCGCGCTTCACCGCCTTGCACGAGTCGCTCAAGCAAGACACCGCCGGCCTTGCCGCCGACGCGGTGCTCGAGGTGGCAGGGTGCTGA
- the glp gene encoding gephyrin-like molybdotransferase Glp, whose protein sequence is MQSFLDVNAMRAWLDARATALAERDTVELLAGLGRILAEDLVSTLNVPPHDNSAMDGYAVSLAELGQPLPVSQRIPAGVVPKPLAQGTVARIFTGAPIPAGADLVVMQEVCTVGEDGRVTIAGEVKEGQNIRRAGSDIATGAVVVPAGKRLTPADLGLLASIGIAEIDVLRPLRVAVFFTGDELTEPGEPLADGKIYNSNRYWLTPLLLELGCEVSDLGIVPDSLEATREALSDAADFADIILTCGGVSVGEEDHVKAAVESVGELNLWKIAIKPGKPFAFGRIGAADFVGLPGNPVSGYVTFHVFVRRFIEQRQGLAEVREPTVIKLKAAFEWSRADSKREEYLRVKRTVENGETVLARFANQNSGVLSSCAWADGLVRLAPGQTVAPGDWVDYLPFE, encoded by the coding sequence ATGCAAAGCTTTCTTGACGTGAACGCCATGCGCGCCTGGCTGGACGCGCGTGCCACCGCGCTTGCCGAGCGCGACACCGTAGAACTTCTGGCCGGCCTCGGCCGCATCCTCGCCGAAGACCTCGTTTCGACCTTGAATGTTCCGCCGCACGACAACAGCGCGATGGACGGCTACGCGGTCAGCTTGGCCGAGCTCGGCCAACCCTTGCCGGTCAGCCAGCGCATTCCGGCTGGCGTCGTGCCCAAGCCGCTCGCACAAGGGACCGTCGCGCGCATCTTCACCGGCGCGCCGATTCCGGCCGGCGCCGACTTGGTCGTGATGCAGGAAGTGTGCACCGTCGGCGAAGACGGCCGCGTGACCATCGCCGGCGAAGTGAAGGAAGGCCAGAACATCCGCCGCGCCGGCAGCGACATCGCCACCGGCGCCGTCGTCGTGCCGGCCGGCAAGCGGCTGACGCCGGCCGACCTCGGCCTCTTGGCGTCGATCGGCATCGCCGAGATCGACGTGCTGCGCCCCTTGCGCGTCGCGGTGTTCTTCACCGGCGACGAACTGACCGAGCCGGGCGAGCCGCTCGCCGACGGCAAGATCTACAACTCGAACCGCTACTGGCTGACGCCGCTGCTGCTCGAACTGGGCTGCGAGGTGAGCGACCTCGGCATCGTGCCGGACAGCCTCGAGGCGACGCGCGAGGCGCTCTCCGACGCGGCCGATTTCGCCGACATCATCCTGACCTGCGGCGGCGTGTCGGTCGGCGAGGAGGATCACGTGAAGGCGGCGGTCGAGTCGGTCGGCGAGCTCAACCTGTGGAAGATCGCGATCAAGCCGGGCAAGCCGTTCGCCTTCGGCCGCATCGGCGCCGCCGACTTCGTCGGCCTGCCGGGCAACCCGGTGTCGGGCTACGTGACCTTCCACGTGTTCGTGCGCCGCTTCATCGAGCAGCGCCAAGGGTTGGCCGAGGTGCGCGAGCCTACGGTGATCAAGCTGAAAGCCGCGTTCGAATGGAGCCGCGCCGATAGCAAACGCGAGGAATACCTGCGCGTGAAGCGCACTGTGGAAAACGGCGAGACGGTGCTCGCGCGCTTCGCCAACCAGAATTCGGGCGTGCTGTCGTCGTGCGCGTGGGCCGACGGCCTGGTGCGTCTCGCGCCCGGCCAGACCGTCGCGCCGGGCGACTGGGTCGACTACCTTCCGTTCGAATAA
- the rnhB gene encoding ribonuclease HII, whose protein sequence is MIAGVDEAGRGPLAGAVFAAAVILDPAKPIQGLADSKKLSEKQRDALAPQIKERALAWCIASASVAEIDTLNILQATMLAMRRAVEGLAEAPCEVLIDGNRVPKGLAMPSRAIVKGDALEPAISAASILAKTARDAELVALDAEYPAYGFARHKGYPTAEHLAAIEAHGVLAVHRKTFGPVKRWLATHQGELF, encoded by the coding sequence CTGATCGCCGGCGTCGACGAGGCCGGTCGCGGCCCGCTCGCCGGCGCGGTGTTCGCCGCCGCGGTGATCCTCGACCCGGCCAAGCCCATTCAGGGTCTGGCCGACTCGAAGAAGCTCAGTGAAAAGCAGCGCGACGCGCTCGCGCCGCAGATCAAGGAGAGGGCGCTCGCCTGGTGTATCGCCAGCGCCAGCGTCGCCGAGATCGATACGCTCAATATCCTGCAGGCGACGATGCTCGCGATGCGCCGCGCGGTAGAAGGCTTGGCCGAGGCCCCCTGCGAGGTGCTGATCGACGGCAACCGCGTGCCCAAGGGGCTGGCGATGCCCTCGCGCGCGATCGTCAAGGGCGACGCGCTGGAGCCGGCGATCTCGGCGGCGTCCATCCTCGCCAAGACCGCGCGCGACGCCGAGCTGGTCGCGCTCGACGCCGAATATCCGGCCTACGGTTTCGCGCGTCACAAGGGCTACCCGACCGCCGAACACCTGGCCGCGATCGAGGCGCACGGTGTGCTCGCGGTTCACCGCAAGACCTTCGGGCCGGTCAAGCGCTGGCTGGCCACGCACCAGGGCGAACTCTTTTAG
- the mobB gene encoding molybdopterin-guanine dinucleotide biosynthesis protein B — translation MKILAVSGYSGCGKTTLITRLIPLLKAAGLSVAVIKHTHHDVEWDAPGKDSYRHREAGARQVMLVTPTMRFSAEPLAEADAVPLIAHVAALSPCDLVLAEGFKHEPVPRIEVYDAALGKPWLYPEDSRVLALASDTDPVTHLPCFPRDASDDIARFILDWFHHAKLS, via the coding sequence ATGAAGATACTCGCAGTTTCCGGCTACTCCGGCTGCGGCAAGACCACGCTGATCACGCGGCTGATCCCCCTGCTTAAGGCGGCCGGGCTGTCGGTCGCGGTGATCAAGCACACCCACCACGACGTCGAGTGGGACGCGCCCGGCAAGGACAGCTACCGGCACCGCGAAGCCGGCGCGCGCCAAGTGATGCTGGTCACGCCGACGATGCGTTTCTCGGCCGAACCGTTGGCCGAGGCCGACGCGGTGCCGCTGATCGCCCACGTCGCCGCGCTGTCGCCTTGCGACCTGGTGCTGGCCGAAGGCTTCAAGCACGAGCCGGTGCCGCGCATCGAGGTGTACGACGCGGCGCTTGGCAAACCCTGGCTCTACCCCGAAGATTCCCGCGTGCTCGCGCTGGCAAGCGATACGGACCCCGTGACCCATCTGCCGTGCTTCCCGCGCGACGCGAGCGACGACATTGCCCGTTTCATTCTGGATTGGTTCCACCATGCAAAGCTTTCTTGA
- the argE gene encoding acetylornithine deacetylase, producing the protein MPASQDLLARLVAFDTTSRRSNLDLIDWVADYLFDYGLRPRLSYSDDKHKANLFVRIGPGDEPALVLSGHTDVVPVDGQDWHTNPFTLTEKDGRLYGRGSADMKGFIASSLALVPQAVELSREGRLARPIALALSYDEEVGCIGVRRLIADVVAAGEKVSGVIVGEPTEMKPVIAHKGIAQYRCRVIGREAHSSLTPYGVNAIEYAAKLIVHLRRLAETEAAFGHRNALYDVPFTTLQTGLVHGGVAANIVPRDCEFVFECRWLPGDDPERFTDSLLEYVATLVDEMRQVAPEADIQIEPLVHCPAFEADEGSPVRVETARLCGCKDGVGVASATEAGLFQEAGLPAVVCGPGSFREAHKPDEYLEVAQLGACDDWMTRLLAHRLR; encoded by the coding sequence ATGCCCGCCTCCCAAGACCTGCTCGCCCGGCTGGTGGCGTTCGACACCACCAGCCGCCGCTCCAACCTCGACCTGATCGACTGGGTCGCCGACTACCTGTTCGACTACGGCCTGCGCCCGCGGCTGAGCTACAGCGACGACAAGCACAAGGCCAACCTGTTCGTGCGCATCGGCCCCGGCGACGAGCCGGCGCTGGTGCTGTCCGGCCACACCGACGTGGTGCCGGTAGACGGCCAGGACTGGCACACCAACCCGTTCACGCTGACCGAGAAGGACGGCCGCCTCTACGGCCGCGGCAGCGCCGATATGAAGGGCTTCATCGCCAGCAGCCTGGCGCTGGTGCCGCAGGCGGTAGAGCTGTCGAGAGAGGGCAGGCTCGCACGGCCGATCGCGCTGGCGCTGTCCTACGACGAGGAGGTCGGCTGCATAGGCGTGCGCAGGCTGATCGCCGACGTGGTCGCCGCCGGCGAGAAGGTGTCGGGCGTGATCGTCGGCGAGCCGACCGAGATGAAACCGGTGATCGCGCACAAGGGCATCGCGCAGTACCGCTGCCGCGTGATCGGCCGCGAGGCGCACTCGTCGCTGACGCCGTACGGCGTCAACGCGATCGAGTACGCGGCCAAGCTGATCGTGCACCTGAGAAGGTTGGCCGAGACCGAGGCGGCGTTCGGCCACCGCAACGCGCTGTACGACGTGCCGTTCACGACGCTGCAGACCGGGCTGGTCCACGGCGGCGTCGCCGCCAACATCGTGCCGCGCGACTGCGAGTTCGTGTTCGAATGCCGCTGGCTGCCGGGCGACGATCCCGAGCGCTTCACCGATTCGCTGCTCGAATACGTAGCCACGCTGGTCGACGAGATGCGGCAAGTCGCGCCCGAGGCCGACATCCAGATCGAACCGCTGGTGCATTGCCCGGCGTTCGAGGCCGACGAGGGTTCGCCGGTGCGCGTCGAGACGGCGCGGCTGTGCGGCTGCAAGGACGGTGTCGGCGTCGCCTCCGCGACCGAGGCGGGGCTGTTCCAGGAGGCCGGCCTGCCGGCGGTGGTGTGCGGGCCGGGCTCGTTCCGCGAGGCGCACAAGCCTGACGAATACCTCGAAGTCGCGCAGCTTGGCGCCTGCGACGACTGGATGACGCGGCTTCTCGCGCATCGTCTGCGCTAG
- a CDS encoding 2Fe-2S iron-sulfur cluster-binding protein, whose amino-acid sequence MPQVAFFDEAGEPITTLDAVAGGKLIDLAQFHGLPLHWRCGQGTCGTCRIKVSIAGAPALPVGRLERNVLLREKLIDTAAAVSDKWPADGVRWRLACHVVVIDADLSVTLPSAP is encoded by the coding sequence ATGCCGCAAGTCGCATTCTTTGACGAGGCCGGCGAGCCAATAACGACGCTGGACGCGGTCGCCGGCGGCAAGCTGATCGACCTCGCGCAGTTCCATGGCCTGCCGCTGCACTGGCGCTGCGGGCAGGGCACCTGCGGCACCTGCCGAATCAAGGTGAGCATAGCCGGCGCGCCGGCCTTGCCGGTCGGCCGGCTCGAGCGCAACGTGCTTTTGCGCGAAAAGCTGATCGACACCGCCGCGGCGGTGTCGGATAAGTGGCCGGCCGATGGCGTGCGCTGGCGGCTCGCCTGCCACGTCGTCGTCATTGATGCGGACCTTTCCGTGACGTTGCCGAGCGCGCCTTGA